The DNA window GGAAAAGATTGTGGTAGAGGAAAAGCATCAGGCAGGAATATCGGAAGAGGCAGAAACTGCGGATCAGTTAAAGGAAATAGGTGACAAGGTTAAAACAGCGGTGAGAGAGCTTTTGGATGCGGCGGAAATGGAGAAAGGCCAGATTATGGTTATCGGCTGTTCTTCCAGTGAGATTGCGGCACACAGGATTGGCTCCTATTCCAGCGCGGAAATAGGGCAGACAGTTTACAATGCGCTGATGGAGGAATTGGCTCCGAGAGGAATCTATCTGGCGGCTCAGTGCTGTGAACATTTAAACCGGGCGCTGATTCTGGAAAAAGAGGCAGCAGAAAAATATGGGTATGAGATGGTGAATGTTGTTCCCCAGTTGAAGGCGGGAGGCTCATTCGCAACGGCGGCATATGCGGGGATGAGGGCGCCTGCCGCAGTGGAGCGGATTCAGGCCCATGCAGGGATTGATATCGGAGATACGCTAATCGGTATGCATTTGAGAGCAGTTGCTGTTCCGGTGAGGATTGCGGTGAAGGAGATTGGCGGGGCACATGTGGTTTGTGCGAGGACCAGGCTTAAGTATATCGGCGGTGAGAGAGCGAGATATTTTTGATGGGGAACTCAGGGAGATAGGGAGCCAGGGATGATGGAGAACCCAGGGGATGGAGAACCCAGGAAAATAGAGAACCGAGGAAGACGCAGGGCAGGGGAAATAGGGGCGAAAAGACTTAGACGCAGGAAAAGTATAAATTTAGCAGATAGACAGATACCAAGTAGCTACAAATCCGGGGATGGTATGGATACAGAGACAATTAAGATAGGAAATTCGAAAATATTATAAGGGAAATGTGGAGATAAACGCGTGGATATTAAGAAAAATGATGTATTTGAATTAACAATAGAGGACATGAGTGAGAGCGGTGAAGGCGTTGGAAAACTGGATGGTTACATCTGGTTTGTTAAGGACGCAGTAATTGGGGACAGGATTGAGGCAAAGGCCATGAAAATGAAAAAAAATTATGGTTTTGCCAGATTGTTACAGGTGCTGGAACCGTCCGCAGGCCGTGTGAAAGAAAGATGTCCCGTGGCGCGCCAGTGCGGCGGATGCCAGCTTCAGATGATGAACTATGACGAACAGCTTAAATTTAAAGAGAGAAAAGTATTTAATAATCTGAAACGGATCGGCGAATTGGAGAATCTTTACTTACCTGGAGAGGATTTACCGGGTGATAAGAACGGCCTGTCTGCCGTGGCCGAACAGAAGCCGGTAGTGATGGAACCGATTATTGGAATGGAAGAGCCTTGGCGTTACAGGAATAAGGCCCAGTTTCCATTTGGCATGAATAAAGAGAATCAGGTGATAGCCGGATTTTATGCGGGAAGAACCCACTGTATTATTGAAAATGAGGATTGCCTGCTGGGAGTTCGGGAGAATGGGGAGATTCTGGAGATAGTAAAATCGCTCATGAACCAGTATGGAGTAAAACCTTACCAGGAAGAGACACATTCCGGTCTGGTAAGGCATGTCCTGATCCGGAAGGGTTTTAAGACCGGGGAAGTGATGGTATGCCTTGTACTGAATGGGAAAAAACTGCCTCATTCGGATGCTTTTGTGGAAAAACTGCTGGAAGTTCCGGGGATGACCAGCATTTCTTATAATGTGAATACGGAGAAGACAAATGTAATTCTTGGACGCGAAATTGTCAATCTGTATGGACCGGGATATATTACGGATTATATTGGAAATGTAAAGTATAGAATCTCGCCATTGTCCTTCTATCAGGTGAATCCGGTCCAGACGGAGCGGCTCTATGGAACGGCGCTTGAATATGCCGGTTTGACCGGGGAGGAGACAGTCTGGGATTTATACTGCGGGATTGGAACTATCTCGCTGTTTCTGTCACAGAAGGCAAAGAAAGTCTATGGCGTTGAAATAGTGCCGCAGGCGATCGAGGATGCGAGAGAGAACGCCGCACTGAACGGAATTGAGAATGTCGAGTTTTTTGTTGGAAAGGCAGAGGAAGTGCTGCCGGAACAGTATGAGAAGGACAAGGTTTATGCGGATGTGATCGTTGTGGATCCGCCGAGAAAGGGATGTGACAGCGTCTGCCTTGATACAATTGTCAGGATGGGGCCCAAGAAGGTGGTTTATGTTAGCTGCGATTCGGCTACGCTGGCCAGGGATGTGAAGTATTTGAGGGAGAGAGGGTATGAGGTGGAGAGGGTTAGGTGTTGTGATATGTTTCCGATGACTGGGCATTGCGAAACCGTGGCTCTTCTGACGAGAAAAGACCAGTAAATCAAAGGGATTCAGGGATTTGGACAGGATATGTAGGTGTGTTTTTTGACTTATTGAAATGATATAAGTTTCCGGTTACTGGGGTGGGGGGAGGAAAATGAAGATTTTGTCAAAAGATTTTATACTTTTATTGAAAGATATTAAAAGATTATGAGAAGAATATATGGCATTACGGGAGATACATATGGAGAATATAAAGGATTTGGTCAATTGGATTTTACAGTGTGACGAATTTGTTGTTGATGGAGCTACTGGTATGATATTTGATATCCCGTCCTATGAGATAACACCAAAAGACTTTTTGAAATATGCTCAAATTGATTTGCATGAAAATAATATAAAAGGTAAGGTTGGAGTAATATCAAATTTAAAGAGGGCGCTTGATTGTGAACTTGATATGTTCTTTGAGGCAATAAATTTAAAAGGTATATTTAACAAATACAATTTGAAATTTGAAAGAAAAACTCAATTTTTATCAGACATTGGAATGTTTCCAAATAAATCTGTTAACAAGCTTAATCAAATACGGAATAGGATGGAACATCAATTTACAATACCATCTGTTGATGATTTGGAAGTTTACTATGAATTAATATGGAATATTATTGAGATTGTAAATTTAAATTTGCAATTAATGACAATGGGAGAGGTAGAGGCGACAATTAAAAAAAATGAAGAAGAATTTTATTTTTCAGATAGCTATGATGTTGAAAATAGAAGTTTTAAATTCAGAATACATAATGATAATAAAGAGTATCAACTCACTATTTCTTTAAATAGGCAGGAGGATTATGAAGAATTTACAAAAGCATTTTTAGTTTTTAGAGCTATAATTGAAATACAAAATTTAATGGATATCACTCACTTTATGCAATTATTAAGAGAGATATGTTAAAAAGATATTATTATGTCTCTTATTGATAAATAGAATATGGAAGTGTATTAAAAGGAGTGAATTTCTTTCATAAAGGGGTGGAAGGGGGTAAGAGGGGTAAAATTGTCGTACCATTATGTTATGAAAATACTTTTGCCATGTAGTATAAAATCCACCTTTCAACGCATGTCGAGTCAGTAATAATGATGCGGAATTGTGGTTTAAAGGGAAAATAGAGGGGATTAAGCACAAAATATAGTGCTATTGGCGAAAAGAATGTTTCTTGTAGTTATAATTTTCAAGGATTATGGTATGGTTAAGATTTTGAATTCGGGTTTCGATGTTTCAAAATATAGGCTGGCGATTTTATTGAAGTTTTGTTGCAGCAAAAAGGTAATGCAAAATAATTAGGACAGGGTTACAATGGATAAAAAGGTAATTGTTTTATTTACAGATGGTAATGTTGTGTTAGAAGTACCCATTACGCCGGAACAGGATACGGTATGGTTAAACCGAAATCAGATGGCCGAATTATTTGAGCGTGATGTAAAAACAATTGGAAAACATATTAACAATGCTTTGAAAGAGGAATTGCAGGATCAGTCCGCAATTGTCGCAAATTTTGCGATAGTTCAAAAAGAAGGCGAAAGAACTGTAGTGAGGCAGGTTGCTCACTATAATTTGGATGTTATTATTTCTGGAGGATATCGAGTAAAATCTAAACGTGGTATTGCATTTCGCAAATGGGCAAATAAAGTTCTTCGAGATTACATAGTAAAAGGCTATGCAGTAAATGATTTACAAAATGCGTTGTCCTGTTGCAGCGTGTAAGTACGGCAACAGGAAAGCGATTATGAGGATATGAAAGAATTGTATTAAGTGTAAGCTGTATAAAAATATAAATGAATCAAAATTAAAGCATGACTTTGTGATCTGTTTCTGTGGTATCTATAGTGTTGATAACGGGTAAGAGTATCTGCGCGAATTAACGGTAAGAGAGGAAAGCTATATTGAAGTGTCATTAGCAGAACATGTATAATTAAAAATTCTGAACTGAGAGATACTAATGAAAAAATAATGCACTTGGAAACATATATAAGGGTATAGCTTAATGTTTGCTATTTTAGTAAAACAATTTGAAGAAGGTTAAAAAAGCATAATTTTTGGGCAATTTAAGCGAATATATAAGCCTAGTTTTGGGCTTCATTTATTAATTTGAATACGAGAAAAAAGCATGAGTACAGATAAAGTCCAAATAAGATTGGAAGAATTGAAAGCGTTATACGAAATTGGGAAGAAAGTTAGTTTGATTACTGATAATAAAAGAGCGACAACATTAAGATCAGCAGAGGCTGAAAAAATTGTGGAAAAAGTCTTGTTGCATTGCAATAGCATTACTCAATTATTTTGTATAGGTCTAAAAGATTATACGGAATTAGATTTTGCGTTAATTGCTTCGGCGGCAAGAAATATAATGGACTGCGGGAATGTATATTTTTATATTGCGGAAAGAGGTATATCTGAAGAAGAGGTGAATTTCAGATATAATTTACAAGTCTTAAATTATGATAAAAATATTAAAGATATTTTTCGGAAATTTGATTTTCCTATGAATAGTTTTATGATGAGGCTTAATGACTTTAGTTTTTTAAGAGAAGAAATTAAGAACAGTAGCATATATCAAAACGCTAGTAATAAGGAAAAAAGTATGATACTTTCGGGAAAACAATTTTTTTAAAGGAAAAGAGTCGATATTTTTAGTCCAGATTTAGAATCTGCTATATTTAATATGCTGTCCAATAGTGTGCATAGTTTTTATATTGGCCTAAGTAATAATTCGATAAAAACTCCTGGGGTTTTTGCAAGTTATATTGATTCTTTAATGCTAGGTATTGTATCTATAGAAACTACACTAATATATACAGCTAATATTCTAAATGATTATTTATTACTAAGAAAACAGCTGAACAAGAAAGTGACAAAAGAAGAAAGAGATAAGATTAGGAGGTTAATGAGTACAGAATATCTGATTAATTATTTGAATATTCAGAAAAATGAATTTGATAAAGAAATATTTAATATAGGTATTTAAGTTACATAGTCTCAGTCGGGAATAGATACAATAATGAATTACATCATTCAGATGGGAGTAAGCAGCTATGACAAAAGATAACAATATTCAGGAATTAATAAACAAAATAAATAATTTCAGAGACGAAAGAGAATGGAGAAGTTTTCACAATCCAAAAGATTTATCGATATCAATTTCACTTGAAGCATCAGAACTGCTGGAATTATTTCAATGGAAATCAAGTGAGGAAGCAGTAGAAAAAAATATGGATAGAATGAAAGATGAAATTGCTGATATCTTGATATACCTGCTCATGCTTTCAGATGATTTGGAAATAGATATTTTTAGTGCAGTTATTGAAAAAATCAATAAAAATGGAAAAAAATATCCAAAAGAGAAATGCAAAGGTAAGAGTGATAAATATACTGCTTATTTGGAAAGTGAAAAATAATCATGGGCTTAAATTATAGAATTGACAGTTTTGATGTTGCGGGTTTTGAACTTAAGTATGAACAATATAGGAGTCAGCCGCTTGATACAGTATGTGGCGAAGCCCGTGCATATAAAAGTTATCCGTTAGTATATGCCTTATATAATAATTCTAAAATTTATATTGGAGAGTCTGGCAGATTTTTAGAAAGGTTTCAGGAACATTCACAGATAATTAAACGAGAACGATTAAAGCGATTATTAATTATTTATGGAAGTCTATTTAATTCGAGCGTGATAAAAGAGTTAGAAACCGCTTTAATTGCCTGCTTTCTTGCTGAAAAAAGGGAGGTATTGAACCCAGGCGTATATCAAAAGTATAAAGAATATTCAAATAAAATGGAATCGTATAGTGATATTATTATCCCGGTATGGAATGATTTGAAGAAAAAGGGACTCGTTACTTTGAACCACAAAGATATTGAAATGACTCTACTATACCGCTATTCTCCATTCAAAACGCTGTCGGAACAACAGCGTATGATCGTCAATTTTGTTTGTAATTCTATAACAAACAAGGACAGGCCCCAGAATAGAATCGTTGTTTATGGGGAACCGGGTACTGGGAAATCATTATTAACCAATACGATTGTATATAATCTCGTAAATGAAAAGGGGCTCTCTGCTGAAACGATAGCTGTAATATTGCCTAATAAAACGCTTCCTAAGCTTTTTAGAAGTCTATATAAAAAATTAAACTTAAATGTTAATGTCGCTACTGCAGCGGGGATTATAAACTCAAGCAAGCGATATGATACGATTATTGTTGATGAAGGGCAGCGATTGAGAAAATATTTTTCTAAAGACGGATGGATGTTTAGGCATTTAGATAAGGACAATATTGAGAATAACGAGCTCCAGCAATTAAAGAAAATCACAAATAATCTTGTTATATTTTACGATAAATATCAGAGGATAAGACCTTCTGACATCGACATTGGGACGTTTGAAAGAGGCAGTAAAGAGTTTGATAAGCTTATGCTTGAACAGCAGTTTCGGATCAGGGGCCAATTTAAGGAGGTGGATGGCAAGGATTATATTAGCGCCTTGAAAAATATATTGCAAATTGAGGCGGCATCCTATAACCCCGCTGTATTTGAAGAGTATGATTTTGGTATTGTCCACAGTATGAAAGCATTAGAACGATGGATAGAGGAAAAGCAGTCGCTTCCTGGTTCGGAAAGAAGCCGAATCTTATCGGGATATGCATTTGAGTGGATTTCAAAAAAGGATCCTAGAAAATTTGACTTCATAGAAGGCGATTTTAAGCGGCGGTGGAATACAAATAGTGAAAAATGGACGGAACAGAAAAATTCTAAATATGAGGTGGGGTGTACACATGCAGTTTTAAGCGTCGATTTAAACTATATCGGAGTGATCATTGGTGACGATATTGATATAGATGACGATGGTAAACTTATCGCTAACAGGGATTCGTTTTATGACACGAATGGTAAAACTATAAAAAAAGAAGATCCTGACGATTCTCTATTGGTAGAATATATCAAAAATAATTACTACATTTTATTGAGCAGGGGCATGGACGGGTGTAGAGTTTACTTTACGAACAAGAAATTGGAGGCCTATTTTAAAAGTAAAATGAAAAG is part of the [Clostridium] symbiosum genome and encodes:
- a CDS encoding DNA/RNA helicase domain-containing protein, with translation MGLNYRIDSFDVAGFELKYEQYRSQPLDTVCGEARAYKSYPLVYALYNNSKIYIGESGRFLERFQEHSQIIKRERLKRLLIIYGSLFNSSVIKELETALIACFLAEKREVLNPGVYQKYKEYSNKMESYSDIIIPVWNDLKKKGLVTLNHKDIEMTLLYRYSPFKTLSEQQRMIVNFVCNSITNKDRPQNRIVVYGEPGTGKSLLTNTIVYNLVNEKGLSAETIAVILPNKTLPKLFRSLYKKLNLNVNVATAAGIINSSKRYDTIIVDEGQRLRKYFSKDGWMFRHLDKDNIENNELQQLKKITNNLVIFYDKYQRIRPSDIDIGTFERGSKEFDKLMLEQQFRIRGQFKEVDGKDYISALKNILQIEAASYNPAVFEEYDFGIVHSMKALERWIEEKQSLPGSERSRILSGYAFEWISKKDPRKFDFIEGDFKRRWNTNSEKWTEQKNSKYEVGCTHAVLSVDLNYIGVIIGDDIDIDDDGKLIANRDSFYDTNGKTIKKEDPDDSLLVEYIKNNYYILLSRGMDGCRVYFTNKKLEAYFKSKMKRQ
- a CDS encoding nucleotide pyrophosphohydrolase produces the protein MTKDNNIQELINKINNFRDEREWRSFHNPKDLSISISLEASELLELFQWKSSEEAVEKNMDRMKDEIADILIYLLMLSDDLEIDIFSAVIEKINKNGKKYPKEKCKGKSDKYTAYLESEK
- the rlmD gene encoding 23S rRNA (uracil(1939)-C(5))-methyltransferase RlmD — protein: MDIKKNDVFELTIEDMSESGEGVGKLDGYIWFVKDAVIGDRIEAKAMKMKKNYGFARLLQVLEPSAGRVKERCPVARQCGGCQLQMMNYDEQLKFKERKVFNNLKRIGELENLYLPGEDLPGDKNGLSAVAEQKPVVMEPIIGMEEPWRYRNKAQFPFGMNKENQVIAGFYAGRTHCIIENEDCLLGVRENGEILEIVKSLMNQYGVKPYQEETHSGLVRHVLIRKGFKTGEVMVCLVLNGKKLPHSDAFVEKLLEVPGMTSISYNVNTEKTNVILGREIVNLYGPGYITDYIGNVKYRISPLSFYQVNPVQTERLYGTALEYAGLTGEETVWDLYCGIGTISLFLSQKAKKVYGVEIVPQAIEDARENAALNGIENVEFFVGKAEEVLPEQYEKDKVYADVIVVDPPRKGCDSVCLDTIVRMGPKKVVYVSCDSATLARDVKYLRERGYEVERVRCCDMFPMTGHCETVALLTRKDQ
- the rhuM gene encoding RhuM family protein, encoding MDKKVIVLFTDGNVVLEVPITPEQDTVWLNRNQMAELFERDVKTIGKHINNALKEELQDQSAIVANFAIVQKEGERTVVRQVAHYNLDVIISGGYRVKSKRGIAFRKWANKVLRDYIVKGYAVNDLQNALSCCSV
- a CDS encoding TIGR01440 family protein yields the protein MVVEEKHQAGISEEAETADQLKEIGDKVKTAVRELLDAAEMEKGQIMVIGCSSSEIAAHRIGSYSSAEIGQTVYNALMEELAPRGIYLAAQCCEHLNRALILEKEAAEKYGYEMVNVVPQLKAGGSFATAAYAGMRAPAAVERIQAHAGIDIGDTLIGMHLRAVAVPVRIAVKEIGGAHVVCARTRLKYIGGERARYF